In Ferviditalea candida, a single genomic region encodes these proteins:
- a CDS encoding DinB family protein: MSEELVFKFMETARSRMLDQLENVSEELADRIPAGFNNNIRWNLGHILTVHEMLIFQLNNEKSGIPGDYVELFKNGSKPADWQQTPPSLEVLKQHLKDQMLKIRETFSGRLDQEAAKPFKEMKTIGEIINFSFYHEGLHTGYIWAMKKTL, encoded by the coding sequence ATGTCAGAGGAACTTGTATTTAAATTTATGGAAACTGCAAGATCACGGATGCTTGATCAATTGGAGAATGTCTCGGAGGAGCTCGCGGACCGTATTCCCGCCGGATTCAACAACAATATCCGGTGGAATCTCGGACATATTCTTACCGTTCATGAAATGCTTATCTTCCAATTGAATAATGAGAAGTCCGGGATCCCCGGGGATTACGTCGAGCTTTTCAAGAACGGGTCGAAGCCGGCGGATTGGCAGCAAACGCCTCCCTCTTTGGAGGTGCTCAAACAGCACCTGAAGGATCAAATGCTGAAAATCCGCGAAACCTTCTCCGGACGGCTGGATCAGGAAGCGGCTAAGCCGTTTAAAGAGATGAAGACCATCGGGGAGATCATCAATTTCTCTTTCTACCATGAAGGACTGCATACGGGCTATATTTGGGCCATGAAAAAAACATTGTAA
- a CDS encoding ZIP family metal transporter, which translates to MEYMLAGSGFSSLCTVIGAFPALFFRNISYRGKDMLLAFTAGSMITASIYSLIPSALKISNLFVITTGILLGTMILTLIELNLPELKPGNSLHPSLDAKSVMFLIAITLHNLPEGLSVGVSYASQYRELGPLVSIAFGLQNMPEGFLIALFLVTNRIDSLKAFFFTTVTAALEFLFAVLGYLFTDKVKDLVPYGLSFAAGAMLYVVVEEIMPESYENGHEKLAAFSFIFGLLTMIIFTHLFEG; encoded by the coding sequence ATGGAATACATGCTGGCCGGCAGCGGCTTTTCTTCCCTTTGCACAGTAATCGGCGCTTTTCCCGCTCTATTCTTCAGAAACATCTCTTACCGCGGGAAAGACATGCTGTTGGCATTTACCGCAGGCTCAATGATTACCGCATCGATTTACAGCCTGATCCCCTCCGCCTTGAAGATCTCCAATTTATTCGTGATCACGACGGGCATTTTGCTGGGTACGATGATTTTGACCCTTATCGAGCTCAATTTGCCGGAGCTTAAGCCGGGAAACTCTTTGCATCCGTCTCTTGACGCTAAATCCGTGATGTTCCTGATCGCGATTACTCTTCATAATCTGCCCGAAGGGCTTTCCGTGGGAGTCAGCTATGCCAGCCAGTATCGGGAGCTGGGACCTTTGGTTTCCATTGCGTTCGGTCTGCAGAATATGCCAGAGGGCTTTTTGATTGCCTTGTTCCTGGTAACCAACCGGATCGATTCGCTCAAAGCGTTTTTTTTCACGACTGTCACCGCAGCGCTTGAGTTTTTGTTTGCCGTGCTGGGGTATCTGTTTACAGACAAGGTCAAGGATCTGGTTCCTTACGGATTGTCCTTTGCGGCGGGAGCGATGCTGTATGTGGTCGTCGAGGAAATCATGCCGGAAAGCTATGAGAACGGCCATGAAAAGCTAGCCGCTTTTTCTTTTATTTTCGGCTTGCTGACAATGATCATTTTCACGCACTTGTTTGAAGGATGA
- a CDS encoding spore germination protein — MTQKAQLIQEKLGHSSDVVTRHVHLESGQMAVIVFLDGLVDKELLEKLILPWLLQEGKQSVSSERLEKELPVSGLKLETQQHLVVDAVLSGQAVLIVQQLKPYFLISIPKWTQRNPDAPAIESTVKGTREGFVETLSVNLSLVRRYLKDPRLTVEQISVGSLSQTKVAILYVREIVNPEVLDEVRQRLGRIETDTILASSQIEQWIEDNGWSIFPTIQVTERPDVTAASLAEGKVAVFTDNSPFALLVPFTFIERLQNMDDYYEKWQVAMLIRFVRLVAFALSLFVPGLYVALIHYNAALIPTDLLISIMNSHAQIPFPVIWELLLMELTIEIFREAGIRLPKPLGQTVGIVGGIVIGEAAVQASLVSPITLIVVALTAMASFSAPNYSLAYSFRLLRFMFIGLSAVLGLYGFVFGVTIILIHLSSLNSFGVSYLAPFAPLRLRDWVDQLMLWPARWRNFRPAYLTTRSRKGDWKPLKRG; from the coding sequence GTGACCCAAAAGGCGCAACTGATACAAGAAAAACTTGGCCACAGCAGTGACGTGGTTACCCGCCATGTTCATTTGGAGTCCGGACAAATGGCTGTGATTGTTTTTTTGGATGGACTGGTGGACAAGGAGCTTCTGGAAAAATTGATTCTTCCGTGGCTTTTGCAGGAGGGGAAACAAAGTGTCAGCTCCGAACGCTTGGAAAAGGAGCTTCCCGTCAGCGGACTTAAGCTGGAAACGCAGCAGCATCTAGTCGTTGACGCCGTTTTGTCAGGACAAGCTGTCCTGATCGTGCAGCAGCTTAAACCTTATTTTCTGATTTCCATCCCGAAATGGACACAGCGAAATCCCGATGCCCCGGCAATAGAATCGACCGTTAAGGGCACAAGGGAAGGTTTTGTGGAAACACTGTCCGTTAATCTTTCCCTCGTGCGGCGGTATTTGAAGGATCCTCGGTTGACAGTGGAGCAGATCTCTGTCGGCTCGCTGTCGCAAACCAAAGTGGCCATCTTGTATGTGCGGGAAATAGTCAATCCGGAAGTGTTGGATGAGGTAAGACAAAGACTTGGGCGGATCGAAACAGACACGATCTTAGCCTCCAGCCAGATCGAGCAATGGATCGAGGATAATGGCTGGTCGATATTTCCAACGATTCAAGTGACGGAACGTCCCGATGTCACTGCAGCTTCTTTGGCCGAAGGAAAAGTCGCTGTTTTTACCGATAATTCGCCGTTTGCCCTGCTTGTGCCATTCACTTTTATTGAAAGGCTTCAGAATATGGATGATTATTATGAAAAATGGCAGGTTGCCATGCTGATCCGTTTCGTCCGTCTCGTTGCTTTTGCGCTCAGTCTGTTTGTGCCGGGTTTATACGTAGCCTTGATTCATTACAATGCGGCGTTGATTCCGACAGATCTGCTCATCTCAATCATGAACTCGCATGCGCAAATTCCATTCCCTGTTATCTGGGAGCTGCTGCTCATGGAATTGACGATTGAGATTTTCCGGGAAGCGGGGATTCGGTTGCCCAAGCCGTTGGGGCAAACCGTCGGCATTGTCGGCGGCATCGTCATCGGGGAGGCTGCTGTTCAAGCTTCTCTGGTCAGCCCGATTACGCTCATTGTCGTGGCTCTTACCGCCATGGCATCATTCAGCGCGCCAAACTATTCTCTGGCATACTCTTTCCGTTTGCTGAGATTCATGTTCATCGGCTTGTCGGCCGTTCTCGGTCTGTACGGATTTGTATTCGGGGTAACCATCATTTTGATTCATTTGTCCAGTTTAAACAGCTTCGGTGTATCTTACCTGGCTCCCTTTGCACCACTCCGGCTTCGCGATTGGGTCGACCAATTGATGCTTTGGCCCGCTCGCTGGAGAAATTTCCGCCCGGCTTATTTGACAACACGGTCGAGAAAAGGGGATTGGAAGCCGTTGAAGAGAGGTTAG
- the mobB gene encoding molybdopterin-guanine dinucleotide biosynthesis protein B, whose product MTDIPVLQIVGYKNSGKTTLIENLVRHLKETSEIRIAVIKHHKGTFPFDKEGKDTWKYRQAGASAAAIQSPGMLALSMDHQQEKTLAELIGVFRALGHFELILVEGYKWEAYPKAVLIRNREDFAELSACASVCLYVFEKQTDYDDYMKRENPGIPALLRSDEAGLTAWVRRLLPVQNLICSPDERGSMMIKDMKHYTG is encoded by the coding sequence TTGACTGATATACCGGTACTGCAAATCGTAGGATACAAAAACAGCGGGAAAACGACGCTCATTGAAAATCTTGTCCGGCACTTGAAGGAAACCTCGGAGATACGGATTGCGGTCATTAAGCATCATAAGGGAACTTTTCCGTTCGATAAAGAGGGCAAGGATACTTGGAAATACCGGCAGGCTGGCGCGTCGGCGGCAGCGATCCAGTCGCCGGGGATGCTGGCCCTGTCGATGGATCACCAACAGGAAAAAACATTGGCCGAGCTGATCGGAGTGTTCCGGGCGCTGGGTCATTTTGAGTTGATTCTGGTAGAAGGCTATAAATGGGAAGCATATCCCAAAGCGGTTCTGATCCGAAATCGTGAGGATTTTGCCGAGCTGTCCGCGTGCGCATCCGTCTGTTTGTATGTTTTTGAAAAGCAAACCGATTATGACGACTATATGAAGCGTGAGAATCCGGGCATTCCGGCATTGCTTCGAAGCGATGAAGCGGGTTTGACGGCATGGGTGAGAAGGCTCCTGCCGGTACAAAATCTTATCTGCTCTCCCGATGAACGGGGGAGCATGATGATCAAAGACATGAAGCATTATACAGGGTGA
- the mobA gene encoding molybdenum cofactor guanylyltransferase, whose translation MSVMNQWCSVILSGGRSSRMGSSKALLSINGMTMIERLTSLADGLPGETIIISNPSDEQKIKALCGDRAEVVLDEPSFQGEGPLAGMLTAMTRCKADWYMVLSNDMPYIDHAFLNGLKHHVESHQPFADFEAYVPEQDGRIHPFPGVYRDQASRIEELLRRKRKSIRSLLDNIRSSLIPEQVWNRWSAAADPFFNMNTPEDLKVFRQKGEHRGGA comes from the coding sequence ATGAGCGTTATGAATCAGTGGTGCTCGGTCATCTTATCCGGTGGACGCAGCAGCCGTATGGGCAGCTCCAAGGCGCTGTTATCGATAAACGGCATGACGATGATCGAGCGATTGACGAGTTTGGCGGATGGCCTTCCCGGAGAAACGATCATTATATCCAATCCTTCTGATGAACAGAAAATCAAAGCTTTATGCGGCGATCGGGCCGAGGTGGTTCTTGATGAGCCGTCATTCCAAGGGGAGGGCCCGCTTGCCGGAATGCTTACGGCAATGACGCGCTGCAAAGCGGATTGGTACATGGTGCTGAGCAACGATATGCCTTATATCGACCATGCTTTCTTAAACGGATTGAAGCATCATGTGGAAAGTCATCAGCCGTTCGCGGACTTTGAAGCATATGTGCCGGAGCAGGACGGCCGGATTCATCCGTTTCCCGGCGTTTATCGCGATCAGGCTTCCCGGATCGAAGAGCTTCTCCGCCGCAAGCGGAAGAGTATCCGATCACTGCTTGACAATATCCGCAGCAGTCTTATTCCCGAGCAGGTTTGGAATCGTTGGTCGGCGGCTGCCGATCCCTTTTTTAATATGAATACGCCTGAGGATTTGAAGGTTTTCAGGCAAAAAGGAGAACATCGCGGTGGAGCGTAG
- the fdhD gene encoding formate dehydrogenase accessory sulfurtransferase FdhD, producing MEKRMTIRRNILKYGGGSFSEQEALIVVEFPLTVKLNGEEFGTMVCTPEGLEDLVIGFLASEGIIRFVEEVDSLSVDVSKGFAYVELKNKQPAHMDTVSKRFIGSCCGKSRQFYFYNDMKTAKTVTSRLQISPEQIFALMDALQSDSTEFQSTGGLHNAALCTPDGIVHFASDIGRHNALDKIYGHMLKNRIPAHDKLVAFSGRISSEVLLKIAKIGCGILLSKSAPSDLALDLADDLGITAIGFIRNRQMNIYTHPHRVRV from the coding sequence ATGGAAAAACGGATGACGATCCGTCGAAACATTCTTAAATACGGCGGCGGTTCGTTTTCGGAGCAGGAAGCTCTGATCGTTGTAGAGTTTCCGTTAACCGTGAAGCTCAACGGCGAGGAATTTGGCACGATGGTTTGCACGCCTGAAGGGCTTGAGGATCTGGTGATCGGTTTTTTGGCGTCTGAGGGGATTATTCGCTTTGTGGAAGAAGTGGACTCGCTATCCGTCGATGTTTCCAAGGGATTCGCTTACGTTGAGCTGAAGAATAAGCAGCCTGCGCACATGGACACGGTGTCCAAACGGTTCATCGGCTCCTGCTGCGGGAAAAGCCGCCAATTTTATTTCTACAATGATATGAAAACGGCAAAAACGGTGACCAGCCGCCTGCAAATCAGTCCGGAGCAAATCTTTGCTCTGATGGATGCCCTGCAGTCGGATTCAACGGAGTTCCAGTCGACCGGCGGCCTGCATAATGCCGCCTTGTGTACGCCGGATGGGATTGTGCATTTTGCGTCAGATATTGGCAGGCATAATGCACTGGACAAAATTTACGGCCATATGCTGAAGAACCGCATACCAGCTCATGACAAGCTGGTTGCCTTCAGCGGCCGCATATCCTCGGAGGTATTGTTGAAAATCGCCAAAATCGGCTGCGGCATCCTGCTCTCGAAATCGGCCCCAAGCGATTTGGCCCTGGATCTTGCGGATGATCTCGGCATCACGGCCATCGGCTTCATCCGGAACCGGCAGATGAACATCTATACGCATCCGCATCGGGTTCGCGTTTAG
- a CDS encoding molybdopterin molybdotransferase MoeA — MERRKPINVSDAIQQITNRAEQGTVETVPLFASLHRYLAEDLIADSPVPPFDRSAYDGYAVRSADTAAASPESPVYLKVIDVIGAGTISERTVGANEAVRIMTGAPIPEGADAVVMLELAAEMEDRGRSGIVLKRPLRAGENLSRRGEDIAEGERIIERGSPITPGMMNVLATFGYDSVKVYRKPVVGILATGSELLQVHEPLVHGKIRNSNTFMLAGQIQNAGGEAVNYGVVSDDFEQSYETITRILSEVDILLTTGGVSVGDFDFIPAILERMNAELLFNKVAMRPGSVTTAGIYGGKWIFGLSGNPSACYVGFELFAAPLIRRISGAASYALPARLKAELLEDVSKPSPVDKFIRGTAESRQGRITVRTGGLDKSGAISSLAETNVLIAIPAGTKGLKKGDQVEVLWLNSPIKGMMNFD, encoded by the coding sequence GTGGAGCGTAGAAAACCCATAAATGTAAGCGATGCGATACAGCAAATCACGAACCGGGCGGAACAGGGAACCGTTGAGACGGTTCCCTTGTTTGCTTCACTGCACAGATATCTTGCGGAGGACCTTATTGCCGATAGCCCCGTGCCTCCGTTTGACCGTTCGGCTTATGACGGCTACGCTGTACGTTCCGCAGATACGGCAGCCGCTTCACCGGAGTCACCCGTATATTTGAAGGTGATCGATGTGATCGGCGCGGGAACCATCTCGGAACGAACTGTTGGAGCAAACGAAGCTGTCCGCATCATGACCGGAGCTCCGATTCCCGAAGGAGCGGACGCAGTGGTCATGCTGGAATTGGCTGCGGAAATGGAGGATCGCGGCCGCTCCGGGATCGTCCTGAAGCGGCCGCTTCGGGCGGGGGAAAACCTGAGCCGCCGCGGGGAGGACATCGCCGAAGGAGAACGGATCATCGAAAGAGGCAGTCCGATCACGCCGGGCATGATGAATGTGCTGGCCACATTCGGCTATGACAGCGTGAAGGTGTACCGCAAGCCGGTTGTCGGCATACTCGCCACCGGTTCCGAGCTTTTGCAGGTGCATGAACCGCTGGTTCACGGCAAAATTCGCAACAGCAACACCTTTATGCTTGCCGGACAAATTCAGAACGCCGGCGGGGAGGCTGTCAACTATGGTGTAGTCTCGGACGATTTCGAACAAAGCTATGAAACGATTACCCGAATATTGAGCGAAGTGGATATCCTCCTTACCACCGGGGGCGTCTCCGTAGGCGACTTTGATTTTATTCCCGCCATCCTGGAACGAATGAATGCGGAGCTGCTGTTCAATAAGGTGGCCATGAGGCCCGGCAGTGTGACGACGGCGGGGATTTACGGGGGCAAGTGGATTTTCGGCTTGTCCGGCAATCCATCCGCCTGTTACGTCGGATTTGAGCTGTTCGCCGCGCCGCTTATCCGCCGGATTTCCGGAGCGGCTTCATACGCGCTGCCCGCAAGATTGAAGGCGGAGCTGCTGGAGGATGTGTCCAAACCGAGCCCGGTAGACAAGTTTATTCGGGGAACTGCGGAGAGCCGTCAGGGAAGAATCACGGTACGCACCGGCGGCCTGGACAAATCGGGCGCGATCTCCTCGCTGGCGGAAACGAACGTTCTGATCGCGATTCCTGCCGGAACAAAGGGTTTGAAAAAAGGTGATCAGGTTGAGGTGCTGTGGCTGAATTCCCCAATCAAAGGAATGATGAATTTTGACTGA